Proteins encoded within one genomic window of Epinephelus lanceolatus isolate andai-2023 chromosome 9, ASM4190304v1, whole genome shotgun sequence:
- the LOC117252854 gene encoding tetratricopeptide repeat protein 16-like: MDTPEQRHNETQAEEQSLFPTAVSEEELDEARRKSTFKQLFGSRKILLAPGEKRPQRPELQGSLIIQSKAAEHHRNGVEAMGKSQFEKAVVCFSKAITLQPEQTQLCVSQGEAYLQLCDFQSAAACYKRASLLEPGAFSTRLAFIYNLQGQCLFDRGLFVEALDAFNKAAEVKPDCRAYKVRSLDCLTAAGHHTECLKLVNDWMQSEAPTSDLYIIRARLHKLLNQTSQCYQDVRSALVLNPTCPEARVLLLQLQEASERARQKAVDRALTGQLPEALCMINIALENCPRDARLYLFRGILYRRLKDFTAAIEDLVQAVELSEEEGEREEVRGQAEARDEKDERDSLEKEVNFQLVLTYNDFAVQCFSRGLYAEATLLLNKAIEEEKGQPGLYLNRGDCFFKQGEWCFSLADYQQAEEMMQPDDPAVRLRLAVLHNTMGCISFQDGRLQEAADMFSLAIQYNPTASQYYENRSKAFQKLLNSEEAGRDFICTLILDPTNEEVPPMLMNLFPGSSVSDVLSSPAGQAVRVQLMETIQAYSSSSDQQRLSERLQKMTLTNGNTVSQSEAPPGAGQELKLKLCVDQQEMQINVKSLLQVEEVVRSFHHDRPAPKHHTEPRQATHHPTPPPSTQGNTTSLPLRGRTTTRDLGSTSQK; this comes from the exons ATGGACACTCCGGAACAGAGACACAACGAGACG CAGGCAGAGGAGCAGAGTTTATTTCCCACTGCAGTGTCAGAAGAGGAGCTGGATGAGGCCAGGAGAAAAAGCACTTTCAAGCAGCTTTTTGGCTCCAGAAAAATCCTTCTGGCACCAGGAGAGAAACGCCCTCAAAGACCAGAGCTGCAGGGGAGCCTCATCATCCAGAGCAAGGCTGCAGAACA TCACAGAAATGGAGTCGAGGCAATGGGAAAGTCCCAGTTTGAGAAGGCTGTGGTTTGCTTCTCCAAAGCCATCACACTGCAGCCAGAACAG ACTCAGCTGTGTGTGAGCCAAGGAGAAGCCTACCTGCAGCTGTGTGACTTCCAGTCAGCAGCAGCCTGTTACAAACGAGCCTCGCTCCTGGAGCCCGGGGCCTTCAGCACCCGCTTGGCCTTCATCTACAACCTCCAG ggccagtgtttgtttgaccgaGGTCTTTTTGTAGAGGCTCTTGATGCCTTCAACAAAGCTGCTGAGGTGAAGCCCGACTGCAGGGCCTACAAGGTCAGAAG CCTGGACTGTCTGACAGCTGCAGGTCACCACACTGAATGTCTGAAGCTGGTGAATGACTGGATGCAGTCAGAGGCTCCCACCTCAGATCTGTACATCATCAGAGCCCGACTGCACAAACTACTCAACCAG ACATCACAGTGTTATCAAGATGTCAGGTCGGCGTTAGTGTTGAACCCAACGTGTCCGGAGGCCCGagtcctgctgctgcagctgcaggaggcCAGTGAACGGGCCAGACAAAAGGCTGTGGACCGAGCTTTGACCGGCCAGCTGCCTGAGGCCCTCTGCATGATCAACATCGCTCTGGAGAACTGCCCCCGGGACGCACGCCTCTACCTGTTCAG AGGGATTCTGTACCGACGCCTGAAAGACTTCACAGCAGCCATTGAGGATCTGGTCCAGGCTGTGGAGCtgagtgaggaggagggggagagggaggaggtcagaggtcaggcgGAGGCCAGAGATGAGAAGGATGAGCGTGACTCTCTGGAAAAGGAGGTGAACTTTCAGCTGGTTCTCACCTACAATGATTTTGCTGTTCAGTGCTTCAGCAGAGGGCTCTACGCTGAGGCCACTCTGCTTCTCAACAAGGCCATCGAGGAGGAGAAGGGCCAGCCGGGCCTGTACCTGAACCGAggag attgCTTCTTCAAGCAGGGTGAGTGGTGTTTTTCTCTGGCCGACTACCAGCAGGCTGAGGAGATGATGCAGCCCGATGACCCTGCTGTCCGGCTTCGCCTCGCTGTCCTCCACAACACGATGGGCTGTATCAGCTTCCAGGACGG gcgTCTCCAGGAGGCAGCTGACATGTTTTCTCTGGCCATCCAGTACAACCCCACAGCCAGTCAGTACTATGAGAACAGATCCAAGGCCTTCCAGAAACTCCTCAACTCGGAGGAAGCCGGACGGGACTTCATCTGCACACTGATCCTGGATCCCACCAACGAGGAG gtGCCTCCTATGCTCATGAATCTGTTCCCTGGCAGCAGTGTGTCTGATGTTTTGTCCAGTCCAGCAGGACAAGCAGTCAGAGTTCAGCTGATGGAAACCATCCAGGCCTACAGCTCCTCCTCCGACCAACAAAG ACTGAGTGAGAGGCTTCAGAAGATGACTCTGACCAATGGGAACACAGTGAGCCAATCAGAAGCTCCACCTGGCGCAGGACAGGAGCTGAAGCTGAAGCTGTGTGTCGACCAACAGGAGATGCAGATAAATGTGAAGAGCCTTCTGCAG GTTGAGGAAGTGGTTCGATCATTTCACCATGACCGTCCGGCTCCAAAGCACCACACTGAACCACGCCAAGCCACACACCAcccaacaccaccaccatccACACAGGGGAACACCACCAGTCTGCCTTTAAGAGGTCGCACTACAACAAGAGATTTGGGCTCCACATCTCAGAAGTGA
- the mymk gene encoding protein myomaker produces MGAFIAKMLLPTVSSLVFLPTASVAAKRGFHMEAMVYFFTMFFTAIYHACDGPGLSILCFMRYDVLEYFSVYGTALSMWVTLIALGDFDEPQRSSITMFGVLTIAVRIYQDRWGYGIYSGPIGSAVFIITVKWLQKMKQLRAVYPEKKVYTQQVGPGCCFGALALMLRFYFEEWDYAYVHSFYHLSLVVSFILLLPKKNRYAGTGQNAAKLSWFTLCCCSMSPGTSKEKTDKPKKKLSRTVWTVPTEKPWTRRCSTPILPLFNPPPSTPVKGTSISKLKEMNGWK; encoded by the exons ATGGGTGCATTCATTGCTAAAATGCTGCTTCCAACAGTCAGCAGCCTGGTGTTCCTGCCTACAGCCAGCGTGGCCGCCAAGAGGGGCTTCCACATGGAGGCCATGGTCTACTTCTTCACCATGTTCTTCACTGCG ATCTATCATGCATGTGATGGACCGGGTCTCTCTATCCTGTGTTTCATGAGGTATGACGTTCTGGAGTACTTCAGTGTTTACGGCACGGCTCTCTCCATGTGGGTCACACTGATAG CTCTGGGAGACTTTGATGAACCACAGCGCTCCAGTATAACCATGTTTGGGGTGTTGACCATCGCAGTGAGGATCTACCAGGATCGCTGGGGCTATGGGATCTACTCTGGACCCATCGGTTCGGCTGTCTTCATCATCACCGTAAAATGG CTGCAGAAGATGAAGCAGCTGAGGGCCGTGTATCCAGAGAAGAAGGTGTACACGCAGCAGGTCGGTCCAGGCTGCTGCTTCGGCGCTCTGGCTCTGATGCTGCGTTTCTACTTTGAG GAGTGGGACTATGCCTATGTCCACAGCTTCTACCATCTGTCTCTGGTTGTGTCCTTCATCTTGCTGCTGCCAAAGAAGAACCGATACGCAGGGACGGGACAAAATGCTGCAAAGCTCAGCTGGTTcactctctgctgctgt AGCATGTCCCCTGGTACTTCTAAAGAGAAGACAGACAAGCCAAAGAAGAAGCTGTCTCGGACTGTGTGGACAGTCCCCACCGAGAAGCCGTGGACACGACGCTGCAGCACCCCCATCCTGCCCCTTTTTAATCCCCCACCCTCCACACCTGTCAAAGGGACCAGCATCAGCAAGCTAAAAGAGATGAACGGCTGGAAgtga